The Erythrobacter sp. Alg231-14 genome has a segment encoding these proteins:
- a CDS encoding DUF4345 domain-containing protein — protein MTNFGTRIVLAATGAILIGIGSWIMAAPTIILATSEVIVEHDAGLMSEVTAPSGMLVIVGAFMIVSAIKAHLASLGLAAGTVVYGSYGFSRMVSQYLHGAPSDSLVVVMYFELAVAALLLALTLKIQAANPLQRLDAFPHEMAQ, from the coding sequence ATGACAAACTTTGGCACACGCATAGTTCTAGCCGCAACTGGAGCGATCCTGATAGGCATCGGCAGTTGGATCATGGCCGCGCCGACAATCATTCTTGCAACAAGCGAGGTGATTGTCGAGCACGACGCCGGCTTAATGTCCGAAGTGACAGCGCCAAGCGGAATGCTGGTCATAGTCGGTGCATTCATGATCGTAAGTGCGATCAAAGCGCACTTGGCGAGCCTTGGCCTTGCTGCGGGAACGGTTGTCTATGGCAGCTATGGCTTTAGCCGTATGGTCAGCCAGTATTTACACGGCGCGCCATCGGATTCGCTCGTCGTAGTTATGTACTTCGAGCTTGCCGTCGCCGCATTGCTGCTCGCACTCACCCTCAAAATTCAAGCTGCAAACCCCCTGCAACGGTTGGATGCATTTCCCCACGAGATGGCCCAATGA
- a CDS encoding AraC family transcriptional regulator ligand-binding domain-containing protein has translation MPQSSSIYSRRAIDQAPEHLDRAELFAICNLDMEAPPDLATMVAEDDYVRLLETIALAEDGLPKAHIRLGMSMRCEDLGAVGLAWKSSPTLMDGWDRAERYVGVVAGVRALEMTRNEQTMEIRFLRLTDEAPMGARLSNEATFASFTAICREASGRPFKPVRAMCAHEFVGDKAFLEDYLGCPLTDRAGMNAVVISNEELALPNAVGDDAISRFFDQRVEEMLAEIKSDVIFSVQVKSAIGKNLSGGIPKLSDVALGLGMSARTLQRKLSDDGVVFQELVDQARRELAEKLLRTTNFPLVEIAFLTGFAEQSGFTRAFKRWAGETPRSYRVGSTPI, from the coding sequence GTGCCGCAATCCTCTTCCATCTATTCGCGCAGGGCGATTGATCAAGCTCCGGAGCATTTGGATCGAGCCGAGTTGTTTGCGATCTGCAATCTCGATATGGAAGCGCCTCCAGACTTAGCGACCATGGTGGCGGAGGATGATTATGTCAGGCTGTTAGAAACGATAGCGCTGGCTGAAGACGGACTACCTAAAGCTCACATCCGACTTGGCATGTCGATGCGCTGCGAAGACCTCGGCGCGGTTGGTCTTGCCTGGAAAAGCTCACCTACACTGATGGACGGTTGGGATCGAGCAGAGCGTTATGTCGGTGTTGTCGCTGGTGTGAGAGCGCTTGAGATGACGCGCAATGAACAAACGATGGAGATCCGATTTCTTCGCTTGACTGACGAAGCTCCGATGGGTGCTAGATTATCAAATGAAGCAACCTTCGCATCCTTCACGGCCATCTGCCGCGAAGCGTCAGGACGCCCTTTCAAACCAGTGCGGGCCATGTGCGCACATGAGTTTGTCGGCGATAAAGCCTTTCTGGAAGACTATCTCGGATGCCCGCTAACGGATCGTGCGGGGATGAATGCGGTTGTCATTTCGAACGAGGAACTGGCTCTGCCCAACGCGGTCGGTGATGACGCGATCTCTCGTTTCTTCGATCAGCGCGTTGAGGAAATGCTCGCCGAGATAAAGTCAGATGTGATCTTTTCGGTTCAAGTGAAGTCAGCGATCGGGAAAAATCTCAGCGGCGGTATTCCGAAACTTTCAGATGTTGCTCTGGGTTTGGGGATGAGTGCGCGGACGCTGCAACGCAAGTTGAGCGATGATGGTGTAGTTTTCCAGGAACTGGTAGATCAGGCGCGGCGTGAGTTGGCTGAGAAACTGCTTCGCACGACTAACTTTCCATTGGTTGAAATCGCTTTCCTGACAGGCTTTGCAGAGCAGAGCGGGTTTACGCGTGCATTCAAGCGCTGGGCTGGTGAAACGCCTCGCTCTTATCGGGTAGGCTCAACGCCAATCTGA
- a CDS encoding serine hydrolase domain-containing protein, translating into MSASTILAIVVWGSLVFAALDQGWGRSSIAENGELSGFELAAREIAEQDNQGNVSFILIESGAPVAGFHLSKGEKVNAQSVFQVASLGKWVTAWGVMALVEDGQVDLDAPVSDYLTRWQLPTSEFDASGVTVRRLLSHTAGLTDGLGYNGFTTKQERQTIEASLTQSADASPGKVGRTILGTEPGSGFAYSGGGYSILQLLVEEVSGKPFSTYMQDRVFAPLDMERTSFDHDEAIVFGLAENFGTGGTTEPFGWYTALAATSLFTTSEDLAKFVAAQAPDAANPVLSQDTLALIRTPHASEMGADIWGLGTMLYAPNNSGDFIIGHDGSNEPAINTSARLDPSTGDGIVILSTGNPMLATRLAGEWVFWKTGNVDTLTFASRLPTALLVFVGGAFLILVVAGLAIWRRARAASRHKRTY; encoded by the coding sequence TTGAGTGCGTCCACAATTCTGGCGATCGTGGTTTGGGGCAGCTTGGTTTTTGCCGCCCTCGACCAAGGTTGGGGGAGGAGTTCCATTGCCGAAAATGGAGAACTATCCGGGTTCGAATTGGCAGCGAGGGAAATCGCCGAGCAAGACAATCAAGGCAATGTCAGCTTCATCCTGATCGAGAGCGGAGCGCCAGTCGCAGGCTTTCATTTGTCAAAAGGTGAAAAAGTGAACGCCCAAAGCGTTTTCCAAGTCGCATCTCTTGGGAAATGGGTCACAGCATGGGGCGTGATGGCGCTTGTCGAAGATGGTCAGGTGGATCTTGATGCACCGGTTTCCGACTACCTTACGCGCTGGCAATTGCCGACTTCCGAGTTCGACGCATCGGGTGTCACAGTGCGGCGATTGCTGAGCCACACGGCAGGCCTTACTGATGGCCTTGGTTATAATGGATTTACGACAAAACAAGAGCGCCAGACCATTGAAGCATCGCTGACCCAGTCCGCAGACGCCTCGCCGGGTAAGGTTGGCCGGACAATTCTGGGCACCGAGCCGGGTTCAGGCTTCGCCTATTCAGGCGGTGGATACTCCATATTACAGCTGCTCGTCGAAGAGGTCTCTGGCAAACCATTTTCCACCTATATGCAAGACCGAGTTTTTGCCCCTTTGGACATGGAGAGAACCTCCTTTGACCATGACGAGGCGATCGTTTTTGGACTGGCCGAAAACTTCGGAACCGGAGGCACGACTGAGCCATTTGGTTGGTACACTGCACTTGCTGCAACGTCTCTTTTTACAACCTCTGAAGATCTCGCGAAGTTTGTAGCAGCACAGGCCCCGGATGCAGCGAACCCGGTTCTATCACAAGATACATTGGCGCTTATCCGCACACCCCACGCCTCAGAAATGGGGGCAGACATCTGGGGGCTAGGCACAATGCTCTATGCGCCCAACAATTCCGGAGATTTCATAATCGGTCATGATGGCAGCAACGAACCGGCTATCAACACCTCGGCGCGGCTTGATCCGTCGACAGGCGATGGAATCGTCATCCTTTCGACCGGCAACCCAATGCTTGCTACGCGACTCGCGGGCGAGTGGGTTTTCTGGAAGACTGGGAATGTTGATACTCTCACCTTTGCATCGCGACTGCCCACGGCTCTTCTAGTCTTTGTAGGTGGGGCATTTTTGATCCTAGTTGTTGCAGGCTTGGCCATTTGGCGACGAGCCCGTGCGGCATCACGTCATAAGAGGACATACTAG
- a CDS encoding ABC transporter substrate-binding protein, which translates to MKRIGTAAIISASVALISCSETSQTPAVVLSDAERAEAATAFLDEEIGDLSALTREEQEAELTWFMEAAAPYRGMQISVVSETIATHEYEAKVLAPAFTAMTGIKVTHDLIGEGDVVEKLQTQMQSDENIYDAYVNDSDLIGTHWRYQQVRNLTDWMDGEGSDVTNPALDLADFIGIDFTTGPDGKLYQLPDQQFANLYWFRYDWFTDPAIKADFKAAYGYDLGVPVNWSAYEDIAEFFTGREIDGKTVYGSMDYGKKDPSLGWRFTDAWMSMAGMGSIGEPNGLPVDEWGIRVNEASQPVGSCVARGGATNAPAAVYALDKYSKWLNEYSPPSAAGMTFSEAGPVPAQGAIAQQIFWYTTFTANMVGEEAAAVLYDDGTPRWRMAPSPHGAYWEDGMKVGYQDAGSWTLMKSTPADRAQAAWLYAQFVTSKTVDVKKAHVGLTFIRESTIQHESFTDRAPNLGGLVEFYRSPARTQWSPTGTNVPDYPRLAQLWWQNIGDASSGTKTPQAALDALCEQQERVLARLERSGLQGDLGPKLNEERGADYWLNQPGSPKAKLTNEDPEPITIEYDELVAQWQ; encoded by the coding sequence ATGAAACGCATTGGAACAGCAGCGATTATCAGCGCGAGTGTGGCGCTGATTTCGTGCTCTGAAACTTCGCAAACCCCGGCGGTCGTCTTAAGCGACGCCGAACGCGCAGAGGCCGCTACCGCGTTTCTGGATGAAGAGATAGGCGACCTGTCCGCCCTCACCCGTGAAGAACAAGAGGCTGAGCTGACGTGGTTTATGGAGGCCGCTGCGCCGTATCGCGGGATGCAAATTTCGGTCGTTTCCGAAACCATCGCCACGCATGAATACGAAGCGAAAGTCCTTGCCCCTGCGTTCACCGCAATGACCGGGATCAAGGTCACGCATGACCTCATTGGCGAAGGCGATGTGGTCGAGAAGCTGCAAACGCAGATGCAATCTGATGAGAATATCTATGACGCCTATGTCAACGATTCCGATCTGATCGGCACCCACTGGCGCTACCAACAGGTTCGCAACCTAACCGATTGGATGGACGGCGAAGGCAGCGATGTCACAAACCCCGCCTTGGATCTTGCCGATTTTATCGGGATTGATTTCACCACCGGCCCAGATGGCAAATTGTACCAATTGCCGGATCAACAATTCGCAAACCTGTATTGGTTCCGATACGATTGGTTCACCGATCCTGCGATCAAGGCCGACTTTAAAGCGGCGTATGGATACGACCTCGGCGTCCCCGTAAATTGGTCCGCGTATGAAGACATCGCAGAATTCTTCACCGGTAGAGAGATCGACGGTAAAACCGTCTATGGCAGCATGGATTACGGCAAAAAGGACCCTTCTCTGGGGTGGCGCTTTACCGATGCGTGGATGTCGATGGCTGGCATGGGTTCCATCGGTGAGCCCAACGGACTGCCGGTCGATGAATGGGGCATCCGCGTCAACGAAGCGTCGCAACCTGTCGGTTCATGCGTCGCACGAGGCGGGGCAACCAACGCTCCCGCTGCTGTGTATGCGCTCGACAAATATTCCAAATGGCTCAACGAATATTCGCCACCATCCGCAGCGGGCATGACCTTTTCCGAAGCGGGTCCAGTGCCCGCACAAGGGGCCATCGCACAGCAGATATTCTGGTACACGACATTCACGGCCAACATGGTCGGCGAAGAAGCCGCAGCGGTCCTGTATGACGATGGCACCCCGCGTTGGCGCATGGCACCCAGCCCGCATGGCGCGTATTGGGAAGACGGTATGAAGGTCGGCTATCAAGACGCCGGATCATGGACATTGATGAAGTCCACGCCCGCCGATCGCGCGCAGGCCGCGTGGCTCTATGCACAATTTGTGACCTCCAAAACGGTGGATGTGAAAAAGGCGCATGTAGGCCTGACCTTTATCCGCGAATCCACGATCCAACATGAATCCTTCACCGATCGTGCACCCAATCTGGGCGGATTGGTGGAATTCTATCGTTCACCTGCGCGCACCCAATGGTCACCCACCGGTACCAATGTTCCCGACTATCCCCGTCTCGCCCAGCTATGGTGGCAGAATATCGGTGATGCATCATCGGGAACAAAGACACCGCAAGCGGCTTTGGATGCGCTGTGCGAACAACAAGAGCGCGTTCTGGCAAGGTTGGAACGGTCCGGCCTACAAGGCGATCTAGGTCCCAAGCTCAACGAAGAACGCGGCGCCGATTATTGGTTGAACCAACCCGGCTCACCCAAGGCCAAATTGACCAATGAAGATCCTGAACCCATCACCATCGAATATGATGAATTGGTGGCGCAGTGGCAATAA
- a CDS encoding NAD(P)H-binding protein — protein sequence MTTQTDIVPITLVIGGTGKTGKRVADRLIQKGQDVRIGSRSSLASFDWNNEADWDTALDGVSNIYITYAPDLAMPGAKDAIGALISRARLNGVKRLVLLSGRGEEEAQACEQVVADSGLEWTVVRASWFNQNFSEGAFIDMVLSGAITLPAGDTPEPFVDVDDIADVAVAALSEDGHNGKIYEVTGPRLMTMADIAADLSAATGRKIAFVDVPHDAFIEELTKSGAPDDVVWMLDYLFSTVLDGRNAHLTDGVERALGRAPKDFADYARDVAATAAWSVAA from the coding sequence ATGACCACTCAAACCGACATTGTCCCGATCACATTGGTGATTGGTGGAACCGGTAAGACCGGCAAAAGAGTTGCTGATCGTCTGATCCAAAAGGGTCAGGACGTCCGCATTGGATCGCGTTCTTCCCTCGCTTCGTTCGATTGGAACAACGAAGCTGATTGGGACACTGCGCTCGATGGGGTCTCGAACATCTACATCACTTACGCACCCGATCTGGCCATGCCAGGGGCAAAAGATGCAATCGGCGCTTTGATCTCGCGCGCCAGGTTGAATGGCGTCAAACGCCTCGTTCTTCTATCTGGTCGCGGCGAGGAGGAAGCGCAGGCTTGCGAACAGGTCGTTGCTGATAGCGGTCTTGAATGGACGGTTGTGCGCGCAAGCTGGTTCAATCAGAACTTCTCAGAAGGCGCCTTTATCGACATGGTGCTCAGCGGAGCGATTACTCTGCCAGCAGGCGACACGCCAGAACCTTTTGTTGATGTCGATGACATTGCCGATGTTGCAGTCGCGGCTCTCAGTGAAGATGGACACAATGGCAAGATTTACGAAGTCACTGGCCCACGCTTAATGACCATGGCCGATATTGCGGCGGACCTGTCCGCTGCAACCGGACGCAAAATAGCCTTTGTCGATGTTCCGCATGATGCCTTTATCGAAGAGCTCACCAAATCTGGCGCGCCCGATGATGTCGTGTGGATGCTCGACTATCTGTTCTCGACCGTCCTCGATGGTCGCAATGCACATCTGACTGATGGTGTTGAGCGGGCGCTTGGCCGTGCTCCCAAGGACTTCGCAGACTACGCCCGTGATGTGGCTGCGACCGCCGCATGGAGTGTTGCGGCATGA
- a CDS encoding tyrosine-type recombinase/integrase, whose amino-acid sequence MGGDPLAAKQKKRSIITYGELAQQHIAHAKTHQKRPENTAAVIEKHLIPKWGKMRLDEIDQQSIAKWLGDLREDYAPATVEKIRMTLGRSFELARQWGLPGAEINPVRGIARFKFDNARKRYLSAEEAERLVQCADKLMNPLLGAIVRLLMLTGARKSELVQAKWEHVDLERRSWLIPDSKTGKARHVPLSSAAVRVFEGIPRLAQAVFANPRTGEAYTCIKHPWDTARKKAGLGDLHIHDLRHSAASFMINAGVDLFAVGRVLGHADHQSTMRYAHLADETLMAAVEAGAAKMKQRDRQ is encoded by the coding sequence ATGGGCGGCGATCCGCTGGCCGCAAAGCAGAAGAAGCGGTCGATCATTACCTATGGCGAACTGGCGCAGCAACACATCGCCCACGCCAAAACGCATCAAAAGCGGCCAGAAAATACAGCTGCTGTGATTGAGAAACACCTAATCCCAAAGTGGGGTAAGATGCGGCTCGATGAGATTGATCAGCAGTCGATCGCTAAGTGGCTTGGTGATTTGCGGGAGGATTACGCTCCGGCGACTGTCGAGAAAATCCGCATGACGCTTGGCCGATCGTTTGAGCTTGCGAGGCAGTGGGGGCTACCGGGAGCCGAAATAAACCCCGTTCGCGGTATTGCTCGGTTCAAGTTCGACAACGCCCGGAAACGCTATCTCAGTGCGGAAGAGGCAGAGCGGCTGGTTCAGTGCGCCGATAAGTTAATGAACCCTTTGCTTGGTGCGATCGTCCGGCTTCTCATGCTGACAGGTGCCCGCAAGTCTGAACTTGTACAGGCAAAATGGGAGCATGTGGACCTTGAGAGGCGAAGCTGGCTGATACCCGACAGTAAGACCGGGAAGGCCAGACACGTTCCTTTGTCGAGCGCGGCGGTCCGTGTCTTTGAAGGCATCCCACGGCTGGCACAGGCTGTGTTCGCCAACCCTCGAACCGGTGAAGCCTACACCTGCATCAAGCACCCTTGGGATACGGCCCGGAAGAAGGCCGGTTTGGGCGATCTGCACATTCATGATCTGCGGCATTCCGCGGCCTCGTTCATGATCAATGCTGGAGTCGATCTGTTCGCTGTTGGCCGCGTTCTGGGTCACGCCGATCACCAGTCGACAATGAGATACGCTCACCTCGCCGATGAGACGCTAATGGCGGCCGTGGAGGCCGGGGCGGCGAAGATGAAGCAGAGGGACCGGCAATGA
- a CDS encoding pirin-like C-terminal cupin domain-containing protein — MPQSALLKIQTETANAAQSRHCGPMAGKHISIRTGFKAVSFKHAMFDGTMDPLVMVDHYLMGEPTFGAHPHAGMSAVTVLFEDSCGAFNNRDSLGNDIDLEAGDLYWLKAGSGAVHDEKPIHGAFAHGLQMFVNLPAHMKHDDPEALHVKASEMPVIEGNRAKVRLVLGESNGVIGATSPARPMTILDANIDEGGRFEHIVAPGHSQWILAVAETIEVTVGNHPVTLPAGEALAISARQNPITLTLRARVESHAVIVTGEPIAETFVQRGPFVMSTEAEIAEVEAAYRTGRLGRLSG; from the coding sequence ATGCCCCAATCAGCTCTCTTGAAAATTCAAACTGAGACCGCGAATGCGGCCCAAAGCCGTCACTGTGGCCCAATGGCAGGAAAGCACATATCGATCAGAACAGGCTTTAAGGCCGTCAGTTTCAAGCATGCAATGTTTGACGGCACGATGGACCCGCTTGTCATGGTCGACCATTACTTGATGGGCGAACCCACCTTCGGCGCTCACCCGCATGCTGGTATGTCAGCAGTAACAGTGCTGTTCGAAGACAGCTGCGGGGCTTTCAACAATCGAGATTCCCTCGGCAATGACATCGATCTGGAAGCCGGTGACCTCTATTGGCTCAAAGCCGGAAGCGGAGCGGTGCACGATGAAAAACCTATACACGGCGCATTCGCACATGGGCTTCAGATGTTTGTGAACCTACCTGCTCATATGAAACATGACGATCCTGAAGCGCTCCATGTCAAAGCGAGCGAAATGCCCGTGATTGAAGGCAATCGCGCGAAGGTACGCCTTGTGTTGGGTGAGAGTAACGGGGTTATCGGGGCCACCTCTCCTGCGCGGCCAATGACGATCCTTGATGCGAATATCGATGAGGGTGGTCGTTTCGAGCACATTGTTGCTCCTGGCCACTCCCAATGGATCCTTGCCGTCGCCGAGACTATCGAAGTGACGGTTGGCAATCATCCCGTGACACTTCCTGCAGGTGAAGCCTTGGCGATCAGTGCTAGGCAGAATCCAATAACTCTGACTTTGCGCGCTCGCGTTGAGAGCCATGCAGTAATCGTAACCGGTGAACCGATCGCAGAAACCTTTGTTCAGCGCGGCCCATTTGTTATGAGCACCGAAGCCGAGATTGCAGAAGTTGAGGCAGCCTATCGTACAGGGCGTTTAGGTAGGCTTAGCGGTTAG
- a CDS encoding CPBP family glutamic-type intramembrane protease, with protein sequence MSQSKNGASTKSPANYNRLTALRDLIAVVSVLVIVKQSLLPTTQLYAGPASTLSAMIVGSFLLHRKGLAWSDLGLQWPQSWPKTLGMTLLTMAFFLVCTQLMALVADLLFEDIGTSDRFSHIEGNLGAYLLIMALVWTHGSFFEELLFRAFIINHTSEVLGGGLRSDIVALIISSAFFGYRHAYYQGWHGALVTGAGGFAFGVFYLWFGRRNIMPLILAHGVFNTLGQTFRYLGIED encoded by the coding sequence ATGTCTCAGTCAAAGAATGGAGCATCAACCAAGTCGCCCGCGAACTACAACCGATTGACCGCCTTGCGCGATCTCATTGCAGTTGTCTCAGTGCTTGTCATCGTGAAGCAGTCCCTGCTCCCTACCACGCAGCTTTATGCAGGTCCGGCATCAACTTTGAGCGCGATGATCGTGGGCAGCTTCTTGTTACACCGCAAGGGATTGGCTTGGAGCGACCTTGGCCTTCAATGGCCGCAAAGTTGGCCCAAGACGCTTGGGATGACACTCCTGACCATGGCCTTCTTTCTGGTCTGCACTCAGCTTATGGCTTTGGTTGCAGACCTCTTGTTCGAAGACATCGGAACCAGCGATCGCTTCTCCCACATCGAAGGCAATTTGGGAGCCTATTTACTCATCATGGCGCTCGTGTGGACGCATGGCTCCTTTTTCGAAGAGCTGTTGTTTCGCGCATTCATCATCAACCACACGAGTGAAGTTCTTGGCGGCGGACTTCGTTCAGACATTGTCGCCTTGATCATCTCATCAGCGTTCTTCGGTTATCGCCACGCTTATTATCAAGGGTGGCATGGCGCGCTTGTAACGGGCGCTGGGGGCTTTGCATTCGGCGTCTTCTACCTGTGGTTCGGACGACGCAATATCATGCCACTGATTTTGGCGCACGGCGTGTTCAATACGCTTGGCCAAACGTTTCGTTATCTCGGCATCGAGGATTAA
- a CDS encoding anthrone oxygenase family protein, with amino-acid sequence MTYDWPLYFCLFLALWSAIVGGVFSAFSEFIMSALLKAEPASGIEAMQHINRDVIKTQFVAGIFFIAVFSVLFALYSLAAFDGAALVTLILASLVYVPSVFLMTMLGNVPMNNTLAGVDHTSAQAHNYWMKYGAKWTRFNHFRSLGCILTSGLYIIAAIKLITSGQV; translated from the coding sequence ATGACCTACGATTGGCCCCTCTATTTCTGCCTCTTCCTCGCGCTATGGAGCGCTATTGTTGGAGGCGTCTTCTCGGCATTTTCGGAGTTCATCATGTCGGCTCTGCTCAAAGCAGAACCCGCAAGTGGCATTGAGGCGATGCAGCACATCAATCGCGATGTAATCAAGACCCAGTTCGTAGCTGGCATCTTCTTCATCGCGGTCTTTTCGGTGCTCTTTGCGCTCTACAGCCTTGCAGCGTTTGACGGTGCAGCGCTGGTTACATTGATCCTAGCCAGCTTGGTTTATGTCCCTAGCGTCTTTCTGATGACGATGCTTGGCAATGTGCCGATGAACAACACGCTCGCCGGCGTCGATCATACGAGCGCCCAAGCACACAACTACTGGATGAAATATGGCGCGAAATGGACCCGGTTTAACCACTTCCGTTCGTTGGGCTGCATCCTCACCTCCGGGCTCTACATCATCGCCGCCATCAAACTCATCACAAGCGGACAGGTGTAA
- a CDS encoding DNA methyltransferase, translating to MANLTISYRKVTDLAPRPNNPRTHSTKQLQQIASSIGRFGFTNPVLIDQDDHVIAGHGRIEAAKLIGMTEVPTVCLADMSEAEIRAYVIADNRLAENAGWDRELLGQEFQYLEDLELDFDLSVTGFELAEIDNLIGEVTITSESDDPADALAIPADGPVITRSGDIWKIGTHRLICGDATKAETYEALLGEGRAQMVFADPPYNVPVSGHVCGLGKVQHREFAMASGEMSSAEFTGFLSTVFGHLAHFSVDGAIHFQCMDWRHMGEILAAGERAYDELKNLCVWSKSNGGMGALYRSQHELVFVFKSGTAPHINNVELGKHGRYRTNVWSYAGVNTFGRNREDLELHPTVKPIALVMDAIRDCSRRKDAVLDAFAGSGTTLIAAERTGRRGYGIEIDPAYCDTIIRRMHDLFGMEAELDADGKTFAELKAERCLDVQGAEQ from the coding sequence ATGGCCAATCTTACCATTTCTTATCGCAAGGTCACCGACCTTGCTCCCCGACCCAACAATCCACGCACGCACAGTACAAAGCAGCTTCAGCAGATCGCATCCTCGATTGGTCGCTTCGGTTTCACCAATCCTGTGCTGATCGATCAAGACGACCACGTGATCGCGGGTCATGGACGCATCGAGGCGGCAAAGCTGATCGGGATGACTGAGGTTCCAACTGTCTGTCTCGCTGACATGAGTGAGGCCGAAATCCGTGCCTATGTCATTGCCGACAACAGGCTGGCGGAAAATGCCGGATGGGACCGTGAACTTCTCGGCCAGGAGTTTCAGTATCTGGAAGACCTCGAGCTGGACTTCGATTTGAGCGTAACCGGATTCGAGCTTGCCGAGATCGATAACTTGATCGGCGAGGTAACAATTACATCTGAATCTGATGATCCAGCCGATGCGCTGGCGATCCCTGCCGATGGGCCAGTCATTACCCGCTCCGGCGATATCTGGAAGATCGGGACACATCGCCTGATCTGCGGTGATGCTACAAAGGCTGAGACTTACGAGGCATTGCTTGGCGAAGGCCGCGCCCAGATGGTCTTTGCCGACCCGCCCTACAATGTTCCAGTCTCAGGGCATGTCTGCGGCCTCGGCAAAGTGCAACACCGCGAGTTCGCTATGGCCTCCGGTGAGATGTCGAGCGCAGAATTCACTGGCTTCCTCTCAACGGTGTTTGGCCACCTTGCCCACTTCTCTGTCGATGGCGCGATTCATTTCCAGTGCATGGATTGGCGACACATGGGCGAAATCCTTGCTGCAGGCGAACGCGCTTATGATGAGCTCAAGAACCTGTGCGTCTGGTCAAAATCGAATGGCGGAATGGGCGCTCTTTACCGGTCGCAGCACGAACTGGTCTTTGTATTCAAGTCAGGTACCGCGCCGCACATCAACAATGTCGAGCTGGGCAAGCATGGCCGCTATCGCACCAATGTCTGGTCGTATGCTGGTGTGAACACCTTTGGTCGCAATCGTGAGGATTTGGAGCTTCATCCGACCGTGAAGCCGATCGCCCTCGTGATGGATGCAATCCGGGATTGCTCGAGGCGCAAGGATGCAGTGCTTGATGCGTTCGCAGGCTCGGGAACCACGCTAATTGCGGCCGAACGGACTGGACGGCGTGGCTACGGTATCGAAATCGACCCAGCCTATTGCGATACAATCATCCGGCGAATGCATGACCTCTTCGGGATGGAAGCTGAACTGGATGCCGACGGTAAAACCTTTGCAGAGCTTAAGGCGGAGCGCTGCCTCGACGTTCAGGGGGCTGAGCAATGA